One genomic segment of Salarias fasciatus chromosome 8, fSalaFa1.1, whole genome shotgun sequence includes these proteins:
- the rhbdl1 gene encoding rhomboid-related protein 1: protein MDRSSLFQLIQEQLDPENTGFIAVENFTSLVEHHELQLDPSKLDMLLALVQSNEDGQVCYQELIELMSSKRSSSFRRAIANGRRTLQREILLDETGLGLYKRFVRYVAYEILPCETDRRWYFHQNRLCPPPVFIAIVTIVQIIVFMCYGIMLNKWVLQTYQPDFMKSPLVYHPGHRAQVWRFFSYMFMHVGLEQLGFNALLQLMIGVPLEMVHGILRISLLYMAGVLAGSLTVSITDMRAPVVGGSGGVYALCSAHLANVVMNWAGMRCPYKLLRMILALVCMSSEVGRAVWLRFSPPLPSSGPQPSFMAHLSGAVVGISMGLLILRSYEESLQKQCSWWVIVFSFITFLLFAIFWNIFAYELLGVQIPPPP from the exons ATGGATAGAAGCTCCCTGTTTCAGCTCATACAAGAGCAG CTGGACCCAGAGAACACCGGTTTCATCGCAGTGGAGAACTTCACCAGTTTGGTGGAGCAccatgagctgcagctggacccATCCAAGCTGGACATGCTGTTAGCCCTCGTCCAGAGCAACGAGGATGGACAGGTGTGCTACCAGGAGCTCATCGAGCTg ATGAGCAGCAAGCGCTCCAGCAGTTTCCGCCGGGCCATCGCCAATGGCCGCCGCACGCTGCAGAGGGAGATCCTGCTGGACGAGACGGGGCTGGGCCTGTACAAGCGCTTCGTCCGCTACGTGGCGTACGAGATCCTGCCCTGCGAGACCGACCGGCGCTGGTACTTCCACCAGAACCGCCTGTGTCCCCCGCCCGTCTTCATCGCCATCGTGACCATCGTCCAG ATCATCGTCTTCATGTGCTACGGCATCATGCTGAACAAGTGGGTCCTGCAGACCTACCAGCCCGACTTCATGAAGAGCCCGCTGGTCTACCACCCCGGCCACCGGGCGCAGGTGTGGCGCTTCTTCAGCTACATGTTCATGCACGTGGG CTTAGAGCAGCTGGGATTCaacgctctgctgcagctgatgatTGGCGTTCCTTTAGAGATGGTCCACGGCATCCTACGGATAAGTCTCCTTTACATGGCGGGGGTTCTGGctg GCTCGCTGACAGTGTCCATCACCGACATGCGTGCTCCAGTGGTGGGGGGCTCCGGGGGGGTCTACGCTCTGTGCTCAGCACATCTGGCCAATGTCGTCATG AACTGGGCCGGGATGCGTTGTCCCTACAAGCTGCTCCGCATGATCCTGGCATTAGTTTGCA TGAGTTCAGAGGTGGGCCGTGCCGTCTGGCTGCGCTTCTCGCCGCCGCTGCCCTCCTCGGGGCCGCAGCCCAGCTTCATGGCGCACCTGTCGGGCGCCGTGGTGGGCATCAGCATGGGGCTGCTGATCCTGCGCAGCTACGAGGAGAGCCTGCAGAAGCAGTGCTCCTGGTGGGTCATCGTCTTCTCCTTCatcaccttcctcctcttcgcCATCTTCTGGAACATCTTCGCGTACGAGCTCCTCGGAGTACAgatccccccgcccccctga